A part of Sandaracinaceae bacterium genomic DNA contains:
- a CDS encoding bifunctional (p)ppGpp synthetase/guanosine-3',5'-bis(diphosphate) 3'-pyrophosphohydrolase has protein sequence MRLNDIVQKVKVYQPGADTALIEKAYVFAAKCHDGQTRKSGDPYFVHPVSVAGIITEMKLDVSSICAALLHDVVEDCGITDAQIKHEFGDEIAFLVDGVTKLGNINFASKEDLQAESFRKMVVAMARDIRVLVVKLADRLDNMRTLEHMKPDSQERIARETLEIYAALAARLGIQWLRIELEDLAFRYLHPVDYARLNEQVSVVGKDHDKLITEVVTRLRKMLLTRGFAVDVTGRRKNLYSIWRKMKRQDCEFEQVQDFIAFRVLVENVSDCYAALGVVHSEWTPVPGRFKDYVALPKPNMYQSLHTTVMGPGNHRVEVQIRTHEMHRTAELGIAAHWQYKSNTGGLDARDAARFAWLRQLMEFQKDVADPAEFYDSVRGDLFPEDVYVFTPQGDVKTFPRGATALDFAYGVHTDLGHHCHSVRVNGAIAPFRHKLRNGDVVSIETRKDQHPSKDWLDHVVTSKARARIRQYLRERERERSIRLGRELLEREVHKRDLSFQKFLKGPQLKKTLDHFKMQSVDELFASVGYGRVSVANAVEIIAPEESSEERKSLEPGLLEKTMRRIQPKTNDEGILIEGMDGILVRFAKCCNPVAGDNVTGWITRGRGVTVHRRECPKAMELDAARKVNVAWSSNARMDLPVDIRVTTNDRQGILALVSGVFTDHKLSIREANCRSETDRAVNVFHVHVTDVKQLRTVMRDIEKLTGVMAVERI, from the coding sequence GTGCGGCTCAACGACATCGTCCAGAAAGTTAAGGTCTATCAGCCGGGCGCAGACACCGCCCTGATTGAGAAGGCCTATGTTTTCGCGGCGAAGTGTCACGACGGCCAGACGCGCAAGTCCGGTGACCCCTACTTCGTCCACCCGGTTTCGGTGGCCGGCATCATCACGGAGATGAAGCTGGACGTGTCCAGCATCTGCGCGGCTTTGCTGCACGACGTGGTGGAGGACTGCGGCATCACCGACGCCCAGATCAAGCACGAGTTCGGGGACGAGATCGCCTTCCTGGTGGACGGCGTCACCAAGCTCGGAAACATCAACTTCGCCTCCAAGGAGGACCTGCAAGCCGAGAGCTTCCGCAAGATGGTCGTGGCCATGGCGCGCGACATCCGCGTGCTGGTGGTGAAGCTGGCCGACCGGCTCGACAACATGCGCACGCTCGAGCACATGAAGCCGGACTCGCAGGAGCGCATCGCCCGCGAGACGCTCGAGATCTACGCGGCCCTCGCGGCCCGCCTGGGTATCCAGTGGCTGCGCATCGAGCTGGAAGACCTGGCGTTCCGCTACCTGCACCCGGTGGACTACGCGCGCCTCAACGAGCAGGTGTCGGTCGTGGGGAAGGACCACGACAAGCTCATCACCGAGGTGGTCACGCGCCTGCGCAAGATGCTGCTCACGCGTGGCTTCGCGGTGGACGTCACGGGGCGCCGCAAGAACCTCTACTCCATCTGGCGCAAGATGAAGCGGCAGGACTGCGAGTTCGAGCAGGTGCAGGACTTCATCGCGTTCCGCGTGCTCGTGGAGAACGTGTCCGACTGCTACGCGGCGCTCGGCGTGGTCCACTCGGAGTGGACCCCCGTGCCGGGGCGCTTCAAGGACTACGTGGCGCTGCCCAAGCCCAACATGTACCAGTCACTGCACACCACGGTGATGGGGCCGGGCAACCACCGCGTGGAGGTGCAGATCCGCACCCACGAGATGCACCGCACGGCCGAGCTCGGCATCGCGGCGCACTGGCAGTACAAGAGCAACACCGGCGGCCTCGACGCACGGGACGCGGCGCGCTTCGCCTGGCTCCGCCAGCTCATGGAGTTCCAGAAGGACGTGGCGGACCCGGCCGAGTTCTACGACTCGGTGCGCGGTGACCTCTTCCCCGAGGATGTCTACGTCTTCACGCCACAGGGGGACGTGAAGACCTTCCCGCGCGGCGCCACGGCGCTCGACTTCGCCTATGGCGTGCACACGGACCTCGGGCACCACTGCCACAGCGTGCGCGTGAACGGGGCCATCGCGCCCTTCCGGCACAAGCTGCGCAACGGCGACGTGGTGTCCATCGAGACCCGCAAGGACCAGCACCCCAGCAAGGACTGGCTGGACCACGTGGTCACCAGCAAGGCGCGCGCGCGCATCCGGCAGTACCTGCGTGAGCGTGAGCGTGAGCGCAGCATCCGGCTGGGGCGCGAGCTGCTGGAGCGCGAGGTGCACAAGCGCGACCTCTCGTTCCAGAAGTTCCTGAAGGGCCCGCAGCTCAAGAAGACGCTCGACCACTTCAAGATGCAGTCGGTGGACGAGCTGTTCGCCAGCGTGGGCTACGGGCGCGTGTCGGTGGCCAACGCCGTCGAGATCATCGCCCCGGAGGAGTCCTCCGAGGAGCGCAAGAGCCTCGAGCCGGGTCTGCTCGAGAAGACCATGCGGCGCATCCAGCCCAAGACCAACGACGAGGGCATCCTCATCGAGGGCATGGACGGCATCCTGGTGCGCTTCGCCAAGTGCTGTAACCCGGTGGCCGGCGACAACGTCACGGGTTGGATCACGCGCGGGCGTGGCGTCACGGTGCATCGGCGCGAGTGCCCGAAGGCCATGGAGCTGGACGCCGCCCGCAAGGTCAACGTGGCCTGGTCCAGCAACGCGCGCATGGACCTGCCCGTGGACATTCGTGTCACCACCAACGACCGGCAGGGCATCCTGGCGCTGGTCTCCGGCGTGTTCACGGACCACAAGCTCAGCATCCGGGAGGCCAACTGCCGCTCGGAGACGGACCGCGCGGTCAACGTTTTTCATGTGCACGTCACTGACGTAAAGCAGCTACGGACCGTGATGCGTGATATTGAGAAGCTCACGGGCGTCATGGCCGTGGAGCGAATCTAG
- a CDS encoding MFS transporter, with product MPASLNFCFRSRQQPWLTGRAVAAFTPYQRRLLIFLSVATFFEGYDFFAITQLLPHLGVEFDLDRAGMGLLLGITNIGAILAFFLVRAADRFGRRRLLAVTIAGYTLFTITSGLAVSVWDFGLSQLLAKVFLLAEWALAMVVAAEEFPAERRGSVIGIIQAFSALGSIVCAGVVPLLVTAPFGWRSVYFVGIVPLLALAYLRRGMQETSRFAATGAADTKTPLMHIWHTPYRGAVIRLASVWFFAYIAAQCGISFWKLYAMGEIHLTEQQAGNAIAQAALVAMPMNFAAGYLIDKIGRRWGATVIFATGSVAIYFAYTLSDLRLLTVALIFAVFSVSSYLPILNAYTTELFPTELRGSAFAWCNNILGRASYVFAPVLVGEAASRVGAYGPVVVWTAIFPLITTALVWALLPETKGLDLDETSALH from the coding sequence ATGCCGGCGAGCCTAAACTTCTGCTTTCGCTCGCGCCAGCAACCATGGCTCACTGGGCGCGCCGTGGCTGCCTTCACCCCCTACCAGCGTCGACTCCTCATCTTCCTGAGCGTGGCCACGTTCTTCGAGGGCTACGACTTCTTCGCCATCACCCAGCTGCTCCCGCACCTGGGCGTGGAGTTCGACCTCGACCGGGCTGGCATGGGGCTGCTGCTGGGAATCACCAACATCGGCGCCATCTTGGCGTTCTTCCTGGTGCGCGCGGCCGACCGCTTCGGCCGGCGGCGGCTGCTGGCCGTCACCATCGCGGGCTACACGCTCTTCACCATCACCAGCGGGCTGGCCGTCAGCGTGTGGGACTTCGGGCTCAGTCAGCTGCTGGCCAAGGTGTTCCTGCTGGCCGAGTGGGCGCTCGCCATGGTGGTGGCCGCCGAGGAATTCCCGGCGGAGCGGCGCGGTTCCGTCATCGGCATCATCCAGGCGTTCAGTGCCCTCGGGTCCATCGTCTGCGCTGGAGTAGTGCCCCTCCTGGTGACGGCCCCCTTCGGCTGGCGGTCGGTCTATTTCGTGGGGATCGTGCCCTTGTTGGCGCTCGCCTACCTGCGGCGCGGAATGCAGGAGACCTCGCGCTTCGCGGCCACGGGCGCGGCGGACACCAAGACCCCGCTCATGCACATCTGGCACACGCCCTACCGGGGCGCCGTCATCCGTCTGGCCAGCGTGTGGTTCTTCGCCTACATCGCCGCGCAGTGTGGCATCAGCTTCTGGAAGCTCTACGCCATGGGGGAGATCCACCTGACCGAGCAGCAGGCTGGCAACGCCATCGCGCAAGCGGCGCTGGTGGCCATGCCCATGAACTTCGCGGCGGGCTACCTGATCGACAAGATCGGCCGGCGCTGGGGCGCCACGGTGATCTTCGCCACGGGCTCGGTGGCCATCTACTTCGCGTACACGCTGAGCGACCTGCGCCTGCTGACGGTGGCGCTGATCTTCGCCGTGTTCAGCGTCAGCTCCTACCTGCCCATCTTGAACGCCTACACCACGGAGCTCTTCCCCACGGAGCTGCGTGGGTCGGCGTTCGCTTGGTGCAACAACATCCTGGGGCGCGCGTCCTACGTGTTCGCGCCCGTGCTGGTGGGCGAGGCCGCCAGCCGCGTGGGGGCCTATGGCCCGGTGGTGGTGTGGACCGCCATCTTCCCGCTCATCACCACCGCGCTGGTCTGGGCGCTGCTGCCCGAGACCAAGGGGCTGGACCTCGACGAGACCTCGGCGCTCCACTAA
- a CDS encoding glycosyltransferase family 39 protein, with the protein MAAGSAPSTPLSGSRPRKLGWGAFALGVTAMFLLMSNSERAPHGVLLGMFATLTAALGLMTGLGFFARSTTSVPFAASALGHPEGELWFRRPSVMLPVSLAVVVACALVFGVDTFHVDTRDLLGIPLDVAYLTVAITLALLLLLPAAVTRPGLGVFVAVGLVYLPTLGMHALWDPWETHYGEVAREILARDDWISTWWAHEKWFMSKPILIFWMEALAMGALGVDYLPDANPLHPEWAVRLPIVMLSIAALMVVYGTVKRLFSARAGAFAALAMATAPHYFFLAHQAITDMSMVGNMTIAVCLLALALAEPAEREVTRYRLGPLEASFQHIIMGLLLVTVLPQAMYLITRNVTWFSRGFAWHKDEFFYGSAGNDGIPGNPDIADQTAVYNSLFSQPIVEGALWLVGLAGLVFLLSRERRAQALCMYGFYYFCGLAFMGKGIPGFALPGLVALLYLISSARWDMLLEGRLKVLPGTLTLAVTGLPWYVAMYMRHGPAFTQQLLIHDHINRLARGVHMDETSPGSFGYYVLQLGFGTFPYIGLVPFAVVAFMWFRRRERAAVLASDGRAYHQRQFLMLLALWFFAAFVLFSAMATRFHHYIFPAVPPAMILVGLMLDAMCGEDTRPARVRFATALLAGAGPLFFVVGFAGMMGDVRGIIPRGHEGTDWVLAQHGQTPLMAGLMVLGLACAAGAFWLLRQRDPATPPRELGRLAWPLTVACVGGACLLAFVARDLSWVTQQRPHGYERLIHLYVYNYNRPWPTQFDYRPILTAFGIVGTVLLGATALPQLRAWGARLLVGFSVVFAAWTVNVYFSDLSDHWGLKPLMTQYYELREGPEEPLLAFQMNWKAENFYTGNRVHTFVDLDTAPLTRWVEQNRGKRVFVLVERTRLRSFTSIVGSNVQVLEHTSTRVCSKFVLAEMTL; encoded by the coding sequence GTGGCGGCTGGCAGTGCCCCGTCCACGCCGCTGTCGGGCTCCCGTCCGCGCAAGCTGGGCTGGGGCGCCTTCGCGCTGGGCGTCACGGCCATGTTCCTGCTCATGTCCAACAGCGAGCGCGCCCCCCACGGCGTGCTGCTGGGCATGTTCGCCACGCTCACGGCCGCGCTCGGCCTCATGACGGGCCTCGGCTTCTTCGCGCGCTCCACCACCAGCGTGCCCTTCGCGGCTTCGGCCCTGGGTCACCCCGAGGGCGAGCTGTGGTTCCGCCGGCCGAGCGTCATGCTCCCGGTGAGCCTGGCCGTGGTGGTGGCCTGCGCGCTGGTGTTCGGCGTGGACACCTTCCACGTGGACACGCGCGACCTGCTGGGCATCCCGCTGGACGTGGCCTACCTGACGGTGGCCATCACGCTGGCGCTGCTGCTGCTGCTGCCCGCCGCCGTCACGCGCCCGGGCCTGGGCGTGTTCGTGGCCGTGGGCCTGGTCTACCTGCCCACGCTCGGTATGCACGCGCTGTGGGACCCGTGGGAGACGCACTACGGCGAGGTGGCCCGCGAGATCCTGGCGCGCGACGACTGGATCAGCACGTGGTGGGCCCACGAGAAGTGGTTCATGTCGAAGCCCATCCTGATCTTCTGGATGGAGGCGCTGGCCATGGGCGCGCTCGGCGTGGATTACCTGCCGGACGCCAACCCGCTGCACCCCGAGTGGGCCGTGCGCCTGCCCATCGTGATGCTCTCCATCGCGGCGCTCATGGTGGTGTACGGCACGGTGAAGCGCCTCTTCAGCGCGCGCGCCGGGGCCTTCGCGGCGCTAGCGATGGCCACCGCGCCGCACTACTTCTTCCTGGCGCACCAGGCCATCACGGACATGTCCATGGTGGGCAACATGACCATCGCCGTGTGCCTCCTGGCGCTGGCGCTGGCGGAGCCCGCCGAGCGCGAGGTCACGCGCTATCGCCTGGGCCCGCTCGAGGCGTCGTTCCAGCACATCATCATGGGGCTGCTGCTGGTCACGGTGCTGCCGCAGGCCATGTACCTCATCACGCGCAACGTCACGTGGTTCTCGCGCGGCTTCGCCTGGCACAAGGACGAGTTCTTCTACGGCTCGGCGGGCAATGACGGCATCCCCGGCAACCCGGACATCGCCGACCAGACGGCGGTCTACAACAGCCTCTTCTCGCAGCCCATCGTGGAGGGCGCGCTGTGGCTGGTGGGCCTCGCCGGCCTGGTGTTCCTGCTCAGCCGCGAGCGCCGCGCCCAGGCGCTGTGCATGTACGGCTTCTACTACTTCTGTGGCCTCGCCTTCATGGGCAAGGGCATCCCCGGCTTCGCGTTACCGGGCCTGGTCGCCCTGCTGTACCTCATCTCGTCGGCGCGCTGGGACATGCTGCTCGAGGGGCGCCTCAAGGTGCTTCCCGGCACGCTCACGCTCGCCGTCACGGGCCTGCCCTGGTACGTGGCCATGTACATGCGGCACGGGCCGGCGTTCACGCAGCAGCTGCTGATCCACGACCACATCAACCGCCTCGCGCGCGGTGTGCACATGGACGAGACGTCGCCCGGCAGCTTCGGCTACTACGTGCTGCAGCTGGGCTTCGGGACCTTCCCGTACATCGGGCTCGTGCCGTTCGCGGTGGTGGCCTTCATGTGGTTCCGGCGGCGCGAGCGCGCGGCCGTGCTGGCCAGCGACGGGCGCGCCTATCACCAGCGGCAGTTCCTGATGCTGCTGGCGCTGTGGTTCTTCGCGGCGTTCGTACTGTTCAGCGCCATGGCCACGCGCTTCCACCACTACATCTTCCCGGCCGTGCCGCCCGCCATGATCCTGGTGGGGCTCATGCTGGACGCCATGTGCGGCGAGGACACCCGCCCCGCGCGCGTCCGCTTTGCCACGGCGCTGCTGGCCGGAGCCGGGCCGCTGTTCTTCGTGGTGGGCTTCGCAGGCATGATGGGCGACGTGCGCGGCATCATTCCGCGGGGCCATGAGGGCACCGACTGGGTGCTGGCGCAGCATGGGCAGACGCCGTTGATGGCGGGGCTGATGGTGCTGGGCCTCGCCTGCGCGGCCGGCGCGTTCTGGCTGCTGCGGCAGCGCGACCCGGCCACGCCACCGCGCGAGCTCGGCCGCCTGGCCTGGCCGCTCACCGTGGCCTGCGTGGGCGGCGCGTGTCTGCTGGCCTTCGTGGCGCGCGACCTGAGCTGGGTCACGCAGCAGCGCCCGCACGGCTACGAGCGCCTCATCCATCTCTACGTCTACAACTACAACCGGCCCTGGCCCACGCAGTTCGACTACCGGCCCATCCTGACCGCCTTCGGCATCGTGGGCACCGTGCTGCTGGGGGCCACCGCGCTGCCCCAGCTGCGTGCCTGGGGCGCGCGCCTGCTGGTGGGCTTCTCCGTGGTCTTCGCCGCCTGGACGGTCAACGTCTACTTCTCGGACCTGAGCGACCACTGGGGACTCAAGCCGCTCATGACGCAGTACTACGAGCTGCGCGAGGGCCCGGAAGAGCCGCTGCTCGCGTTCCAGATGAACTGGAAGGCCGAGAACTTCTACACCGGCAACCGGGTCCACACCTTCGTGGACCTCGACACCGCGCCGCTCACCCGCTGGGTGGAGCAGAACCGCGGCAAGCGCGTCTTCGTGCTGGTGGAGCGCACGCGCTTGCGGAGCTTCACCAGCATCGTGGGCAGCAACGTCCAGGTGCTGGAGCACACCAGCACGCGGGTGTGCAGCAAGTTCGTGCTGGCCGAGATGACGCTATAG